One Streptococcus sp. S1 DNA window includes the following coding sequences:
- the ychF gene encoding redox-regulated ATPase YchF, with protein MALTAGIVGLPNVGKSTLFNAITKAGAEAANYPFATIDPNVGMVEVPDERLQKLTEMITPKKTVPTTFEFTDIAGIVKGASKGEGLGNKFLANIREVDAIVHVVRAFDDENVMREQGREDAFVDPLADIDTINLELILADLESVNKRYARVEKIARTQKDKDSVAEFNVLQKIKPVLEDGKSARTIEFTEEEQKVVKGLFLLTTKPVLYVANVDEDVVADPDSIDYVKQIRDFAATENAEVVVISARAEEEISELDDADKQEFLEAIGLTESGVDKLTRAAYHLLGLGTYFTAGEKEVRAWTFKRGMKAPQAAGIIHSDFEKGFIRAVTMSYDDLVKYGSEKAVKEAGRLREEGKEYVVQDGDIMEFRFNV; from the coding sequence GCAGAGGCCGCAAACTATCCCTTTGCAACTATTGATCCTAATGTCGGAATGGTAGAAGTTCCAGATGAACGACTTCAAAAATTAACTGAAATGATTACTCCTAAGAAGACAGTTCCTACAACGTTTGAATTTACAGATATTGCTGGGATTGTGAAAGGGGCTTCTAAAGGAGAAGGACTTGGGAATAAATTCTTGGCTAACATCCGTGAAGTAGATGCCATTGTCCATGTGGTACGTGCTTTTGATGATGAAAATGTCATGCGGGAGCAAGGTCGTGAAGATGCCTTTGTCGATCCACTGGCAGATATTGATACCATCAATTTAGAATTAATTTTAGCCGACTTAGAGTCTGTTAATAAACGTTATGCGCGTGTAGAAAAAATTGCTCGCACACAAAAAGATAAAGATTCTGTTGCTGAATTTAATGTTCTACAAAAAATCAAACCAGTTCTTGAAGATGGTAAATCAGCTCGTACCATTGAATTCACAGAAGAAGAACAAAAAGTGGTGAAGGGACTTTTCCTTTTGACTACCAAACCAGTTCTTTATGTAGCAAATGTGGATGAAGATGTTGTTGCAGATCCAGACTCTATTGACTATGTGAAGCAAATTCGTGACTTTGCGGCAACAGAAAATGCGGAAGTAGTTGTGATTTCTGCGCGTGCTGAGGAAGAAATTTCTGAACTGGATGATGCAGATAAACAAGAATTTTTAGAGGCGATTGGCCTAACAGAGTCTGGAGTTGATAAACTTACGCGTGCAGCTTACCATTTATTGGGACTCGGTACTTATTTCACAGCTGGTGAAAAAGAAGTGCGTGCTTGGACTTTCAAACGTGGCATGAAAGCTCCTCAAGCAGCTGGAATCATCCACTCTGATTTTGAAAAAGGATTTATTCGTGCTGTGACCATGTCCTATGATGATTTGGTTAAATACGGTTCTGAAAAGGCTGTAAAAGAAGCAGGACGTTTGCGCGAAGAAGGAAAAGAATATGTTGTCCAAGATGGGGACATCATGGAATTCCGTTTTAATGTATAA
- the pth gene encoding aminoacyl-tRNA hydrolase has product MTKLIVGLGNPGDKYVETKHNVGFMLVDQMAKSLNLTFSHDKIFQADIASTFLNGEKVYFVKPTTFMNESGKAVHALLTYYGLDIEDLLVIYDDLDMEVGKIRLRAKGSAGGHNGIKSIINHIGTQTFYRIKIGIGRPKQGMSVVHHVLGKFDKDDYITILQTIDRVEEAVNDYLVEENFERSMQKYNG; this is encoded by the coding sequence ATGACGAAATTAATTGTTGGATTGGGAAATCCAGGTGATAAGTATGTTGAAACCAAACACAATGTAGGCTTTATGTTAGTTGATCAAATGGCAAAGTCTTTAAATCTTACTTTCTCCCATGATAAGATTTTTCAAGCTGATATCGCCTCAACATTTTTGAATGGCGAAAAGGTCTATTTTGTAAAGCCAACCACTTTCATGAATGAAAGTGGAAAAGCAGTCCATGCCCTTCTGACTTATTATGGTCTGGATATTGAAGATCTTTTGGTTATTTACGATGATTTAGATATGGAAGTTGGCAAGATTCGTCTTCGAGCTAAAGGATCAGCTGGAGGTCATAACGGAATCAAATCGATTATCAATCATATTGGAACTCAGACTTTTTATCGAATTAAGATTGGAATTGGAAGACCTAAGCAGGGCATGTCAGTTGTTCATCATGTCTTAGGAAAATTTGATAAAGACGATTACATCACTATTCTACAAACAATCGATCGAGTAGAAGAAGCGGTTAACGATTACTTGGTAGAAGAAAATTTTGAAAGAAGCATGCAGAAATACAACGGGTAA
- the mfd gene encoding transcription-repair coupling factor → MNVIDLVSQNSNLLSWQQGLQKTNRELILGLSATTKAIVMASAFDSIEKAVLITSSYNEAERLASDFIALLGEEKVHTFLGDDNPLAEFVFASQERQFARLEALNFLCQEDRQGILVTNVSGIKLLLPSPKVFASSIFQLKVGQEIDLTTLSETLQKIGYQKVSQVLQQGEFSLRGDILDIFEIEQLQPYRIEFFGDEIDGIRIFDPESQRSVENVEEVQLKAVSDLLLQEEDFIRGQQQIEQLQKQSANKEFKSYLAEILGDISQRKLHPDLRKFISFFYKKQYTLFDYLPKHTPVFLDDYQKIADQIARFELDTANLLTEDLHKNRASSRQVYFADTSTTLRKYTPATYFSNFQKGLGNLKFDHLYQFNQYPMQEFFGQFDLLKEEIERYRKSNYTVIVQATSHHNLQQLHKNLEEYGIRLDYIDGDAIIPQASQLVVGGLAHGFQFVDEKIVYITESEIYQKKIKRKIRRQNISNAERLKNYNELEKGDYVVHQVHGIGQYLGIETIEISGVHRDYVSIQYQNGDRISIPVDQIQMLSKYVASDGKTPKINKLNDGRFQKTKQRVQTQVEDIADDLIKLYAERSQLEGFAYSSDDENQEAFEQDFPYIETDDQLRSIEEIKKDMESNRPMDRLLVGDVGFGKTEVAMRAAFKAVNDHKQVAVLVPTTVLAQQHYANFKERFESFAVEVAVLSRFQSKAEQKETLEKLKKGRVDIIIGTHRLLSKDVVFSDLGLIVIDEEQRFGVKHKETLKELKKKVDVLTLTATPIPRTLHMSMLGIRDLSVIETPPTNRYPVQTFVLETNPTIIRDAVLREMDRGGQVYYLYNKVDTIEQKVSELKELIPEASIGFVHGQMSEVRLENTLLDFINGEYDVLVTTTIIETGVDIPNANTLFIENADHMGLSTLYQLRGRVGRSNRIAYAYLMYRPDKSLTEVSEKRLEAIKGFTELGSGFKIAMRDLSIRGAGNILGASQSGFIDSVGFEMYSQLLEEAIAKKQGQEHRRQKSNAELNLQIDAYLPNEYISDQRQKIEIYKQIREINSATDYEYLQDELIDRFGEYPDVVAYLLEIGLVKAYLDQVFVRLVERKQQKVTVKFEPIAKQLFLTQDYFKALSMTQLKAQIAEEKGLIEVIFDIRNKKDFEILEALKQFGQTLLEIKQEKEEN, encoded by the coding sequence ATGAATGTAATTGATTTAGTGAGTCAAAACTCCAACCTTCTATCCTGGCAACAAGGTTTGCAGAAAACTAATAGGGAATTGATCTTAGGATTGTCTGCGACTACAAAGGCAATTGTAATGGCTTCAGCCTTTGATTCTATTGAAAAAGCAGTCCTCATCACTTCCAGTTATAACGAAGCGGAACGATTGGCCAGTGATTTTATTGCCTTGCTTGGAGAAGAGAAAGTCCATACATTTTTGGGAGATGATAACCCTTTAGCAGAATTTGTTTTTGCTTCACAAGAAAGGCAATTTGCACGATTAGAGGCTTTGAACTTTTTATGTCAAGAGGATCGTCAAGGTATCCTTGTGACCAATGTGAGTGGTATAAAACTACTATTACCTTCTCCTAAAGTTTTTGCATCTAGCATTTTTCAATTGAAGGTTGGTCAAGAAATAGACTTAACTACTCTGAGTGAAACATTACAGAAGATTGGCTATCAAAAGGTGAGCCAAGTTTTGCAACAGGGAGAGTTTAGTCTACGAGGAGATATTTTAGATATCTTTGAGATCGAACAACTCCAACCCTATCGGATTGAATTTTTCGGAGATGAGATTGATGGAATCCGAATCTTTGACCCAGAAAGTCAGCGTTCTGTTGAAAATGTTGAAGAAGTTCAACTGAAGGCAGTGAGTGATCTATTGTTGCAAGAGGAAGATTTTATCCGTGGTCAGCAGCAAATAGAACAATTGCAAAAACAGAGCGCGAATAAAGAATTTAAATCTTATCTAGCAGAAATTCTGGGAGATATTTCTCAAAGGAAACTCCATCCGGATCTTAGAAAATTTATTAGTTTCTTTTACAAGAAACAATATACTCTATTCGATTATCTTCCTAAACACACTCCAGTCTTTCTGGATGATTATCAAAAAATAGCAGATCAAATAGCGAGATTTGAACTAGATACAGCTAATCTCTTGACGGAAGATTTACATAAAAATAGAGCTTCTTCTCGCCAAGTGTATTTTGCAGACACCAGTACAACATTACGAAAATATACGCCTGCAACTTATTTTTCAAACTTTCAAAAAGGATTGGGAAATCTGAAGTTTGATCATTTATATCAATTCAATCAATATCCCATGCAGGAGTTTTTTGGACAATTTGATTTACTAAAAGAGGAAATTGAACGGTATCGAAAATCAAACTATACTGTTATTGTCCAAGCAACTTCTCATCACAATCTTCAACAGCTCCATAAAAATTTAGAAGAGTATGGGATTCGATTGGATTATATTGATGGAGATGCGATCATTCCTCAAGCTAGTCAATTAGTTGTTGGAGGATTAGCTCACGGTTTTCAATTTGTTGATGAAAAAATTGTCTACATTACAGAATCAGAGATTTATCAGAAAAAGATCAAACGAAAGATTCGCAGGCAAAATATTTCCAATGCAGAACGTCTAAAAAATTATAATGAACTAGAAAAAGGGGACTATGTTGTTCACCAAGTTCATGGTATTGGTCAATATTTGGGAATTGAAACGATTGAAATTTCGGGTGTCCATCGTGATTATGTTTCAATTCAATATCAAAATGGAGATCGCATTTCGATTCCTGTCGATCAGATTCAGATGTTGTCCAAATACGTTGCAAGTGATGGAAAAACGCCAAAAATTAATAAGTTAAACGATGGGCGTTTCCAAAAAACGAAGCAAAGGGTTCAGACACAGGTGGAGGACATTGCGGATGATTTGATAAAACTCTATGCGGAGCGTAGTCAATTAGAAGGCTTTGCTTATTCTTCAGATGATGAAAATCAAGAGGCTTTTGAACAAGATTTTCCATATATTGAAACAGATGATCAATTACGTTCCATTGAAGAAATCAAAAAAGATATGGAATCAAATCGTCCGATGGACCGATTGCTGGTTGGAGACGTCGGTTTTGGGAAAACAGAGGTCGCTATGCGAGCAGCCTTTAAGGCAGTAAATGATCATAAACAAGTAGCAGTGCTGGTTCCTACCACTGTTCTTGCCCAACAACATTATGCCAATTTTAAGGAGCGTTTTGAATCTTTTGCAGTAGAGGTTGCTGTTTTAAGTCGTTTCCAGAGTAAGGCAGAGCAGAAAGAAACGCTTGAAAAGTTGAAAAAAGGACGAGTGGATATTATTATTGGAACTCACCGGCTCTTGTCCAAAGATGTTGTTTTTTCAGACTTAGGTTTAATTGTGATCGATGAAGAACAACGTTTTGGAGTGAAGCATAAAGAAACCTTGAAAGAATTGAAAAAAAAGGTGGATGTGCTTACCTTGACAGCTACCCCTATACCTCGAACTCTTCACATGTCTATGCTAGGAATTCGAGATTTGTCTGTCATTGAAACACCTCCGACCAATCGATATCCTGTGCAAACTTTTGTACTAGAGACCAATCCAACTATTATTCGAGATGCTGTGTTGCGGGAGATGGATCGTGGAGGTCAAGTGTACTATCTTTATAACAAGGTAGATACGATTGAGCAAAAAGTATCCGAGTTAAAAGAGTTGATTCCAGAGGCTTCGATTGGCTTTGTTCATGGCCAAATGAGTGAAGTTCGCTTAGAAAATACCTTGTTGGATTTCATTAATGGCGAATACGATGTCTTAGTGACGACAACCATTATTGAGACAGGTGTGGATATTCCAAATGCCAATACACTCTTTATTGAAAATGCGGATCATATGGGACTTTCAACGCTTTATCAACTAAGAGGTCGTGTAGGAAGAAGCAATCGAATTGCTTATGCTTATTTGATGTATCGTCCAGACAAATCTCTTACAGAAGTGTCTGAAAAACGTTTAGAAGCTATTAAAGGTTTTACTGAGTTGGGGTCTGGATTTAAAATTGCTATGCGAGATCTATCGATCCGTGGAGCAGGGAATATCCTTGGAGCTTCTCAATCTGGTTTCATCGATTCAGTTGGTTTTGAAATGTATTCTCAATTGTTAGAAGAAGCTATTGCTAAGAAACAAGGTCAAGAGCATCGCAGGCAAAAGAGCAATGCAGAGTTGAACCTTCAAATAGATGCATATTTACCTAATGAATATATTTCAGATCAACGTCAAAAAATTGAAATTTACAAACAAATTCGTGAAATAAATTCTGCGACGGACTATGAATACTTGCAAGATGAATTGATTGATCGTTTTGGAGAATACCCAGATGTTGTCGCCTACCTACTTGAAATTGGTTTAGTGAAAGCTTACTTGGATCAAGTCTTTGTCCGTCTTGTTGAGAGAAAACAACAAAAAGTGACAGTGAAATTTGAACCTATTGCCAAACAACTGTTTTTAACACAGGATTATTTCAAAGCTCTATCAATGACACAGTTAAAGGCACAGATTGCAGAAGAAAAAGGATTGATTGAAGTGATCTTTGACATTCGAAATAAGAAAGATTTTGAAATTTTAGAAGCTCTGAAGCAATTTGGTCAAACCTTATTGGAAATTAAACAGGAAAAAGAAGAGAACTAG